From the Paraburkholderia sp. PREW-6R genome, one window contains:
- a CDS encoding 16S rRNA (uracil(1498)-N(3))-methyltransferase has protein sequence MPRFFVGTSLKPDDIMSLPDDVVRHILVLRLQPGDSIVLFNGEGGEHSAELVEVERRSAKVRIREFCDVEVEAPYRLTLAQGIAGGDKMDWLIEKAVELGAAAFVPLTTTRSVVRLTGERAQRRQAHWEGIVRASCEQCGRNRLTEVMPVREIATWLGGMPRQPAEGELRILLSPRASVGFSALPAEPPKGGVTVLVGPEGGFSSTEEAAATAHGFMAVGLGPRVMRTETAGIAVLSALAAGWGGW, from the coding sequence ATGCCTCGCTTCTTCGTCGGTACTTCACTCAAACCCGACGACATCATGTCGCTTCCTGATGACGTCGTGCGCCATATCCTCGTGCTGCGCTTGCAGCCGGGCGACTCAATCGTGCTGTTCAACGGCGAGGGCGGCGAACACAGCGCTGAGCTCGTCGAGGTCGAGCGCCGGTCAGCGAAGGTGCGCATTCGCGAATTCTGCGACGTCGAAGTCGAGGCGCCCTACCGCCTGACGCTCGCGCAAGGCATTGCCGGCGGCGACAAGATGGACTGGCTGATCGAGAAGGCTGTCGAACTCGGCGCGGCCGCGTTCGTGCCGCTCACGACCACGCGCAGCGTCGTGCGCCTCACCGGTGAACGTGCGCAGCGGCGGCAGGCGCACTGGGAAGGGATCGTGCGGGCGTCGTGCGAACAATGCGGGCGCAATCGCCTGACCGAAGTGATGCCGGTGCGTGAGATCGCCACGTGGCTCGGCGGGATGCCGCGCCAACCAGCGGAGGGCGAACTGCGCATTCTGCTGTCACCGCGCGCCAGTGTGGGCTTTTCCGCGCTGCCCGCTGAACCGCCAAAAGGGGGCGTGACTGTTCTGGTCGGCCCCGAAGGCGGATTTTCCTCGACCGAAGAAGCCGCCGCGACCGCGCACGGCTTCATGGCCGTCGGCCTCGGGCCGCGTGTGATGCGCACCGAAACCGCGGGAATCGCGGTGCTGTCGGCGCTCGCAGCGGGCTGGGGTGGATGGTGA
- a CDS encoding NADP-dependent malic enzyme: MPSNAYSNLHFQARLMSTPVNSKLREAALDYHEFPTPGKLAITPTKQMINQRDLALAYSPGVAFACEEIVENPMNAARFTARSNLVGVVTNGTAVLGLGNIGPLASKPVMEGKAVLFKKFAGIDVFDIELNESDPHKLVEVIAALEPTFGGINLEDIKAPDCFIVERECRKRMKIPVFHDDQHGTAIVVAAAITNGLKVVGKDISKVKLVASGAGAAALACLDLLVDLGLPLENILVTDLAGVVYKGRVELMDPDKERFARETEARTLAEAIDGADVFLGLSAGGVLKQDMVKRMGNKPLILALANPTPEILPELALEVRPDAVLCTGRTDYPNQVNNVLVFPFLFRGALDAGATTVTREMEIAAVNAIAELARQEQSDIVATAYGIQDLSFGPEYLIPKPFDPRLIVKVAPAVAKAAMDSGVAERPIEDMDAYEQHLQQFVYHSGTTMKPIFQLARGVEPEKKRIVFAEGEEERVLRAVQIIVDEKLAKPILIGRPAVIEQRIARFGLRLVAGQDYTFVNTDHDERYRDFWQEYYKMMSRKGITQQMAKLEMRRRTTLIGSMLVQKGEADGMICGMVSTTHRHLHFIDQVIGKREGCAVYAAMNALVLPNRQIFLVDTHVNVDPTPEQLAEITIMAAEEVRRFGIEPKVALLSHSNFGSSHAPTAQKMRDTLAILRERAPDLQVDGEMHGDVALDANLRREILPDSTLEGDANLLVLPNIDAANISYNLLKTAAGNNIAIGPMLLGAAKPVHVLTASATVRRIVNMTALLVADVSAAR; encoded by the coding sequence ATGCCGTCGAACGCCTATTCTAATCTGCACTTCCAAGCCCGCCTTATGTCGACTCCCGTCAATAGCAAACTCCGCGAAGCCGCCCTCGATTATCACGAGTTCCCCACCCCAGGGAAGCTGGCGATCACTCCGACCAAACAGATGATCAACCAGCGCGACCTTGCGCTGGCGTACTCGCCGGGCGTTGCGTTCGCATGCGAGGAAATCGTCGAAAACCCGATGAACGCCGCGCGTTTCACGGCTCGCAGCAACCTGGTCGGCGTGGTCACGAATGGCACTGCCGTGCTCGGCCTCGGCAATATCGGTCCGCTGGCGTCAAAGCCGGTGATGGAAGGCAAGGCTGTGCTGTTCAAGAAGTTTGCCGGCATCGACGTATTCGATATCGAGCTGAACGAGTCCGACCCGCACAAGCTCGTCGAAGTGATCGCCGCGCTCGAACCGACCTTCGGCGGCATCAACCTCGAAGACATCAAGGCGCCGGACTGCTTTATCGTCGAACGGGAATGCCGCAAGCGCATGAAGATCCCGGTCTTCCACGACGACCAGCACGGCACGGCAATCGTCGTCGCGGCGGCCATCACCAACGGTTTGAAGGTGGTCGGCAAAGATATCTCGAAGGTCAAGCTGGTGGCTTCCGGCGCGGGCGCTGCGGCGCTGGCGTGTCTGGATCTGCTCGTCGATCTCGGCTTGCCGCTCGAAAACATTCTGGTGACCGATCTGGCTGGCGTGGTCTACAAGGGTCGCGTCGAACTGATGGACCCGGACAAGGAGCGCTTCGCGCGCGAAACCGAGGCCCGCACGCTCGCGGAAGCGATCGACGGCGCGGACGTGTTCCTCGGTCTGTCGGCGGGCGGCGTGCTCAAGCAGGACATGGTCAAGCGGATGGGCAACAAGCCGCTGATCCTCGCGCTCGCCAACCCTACGCCGGAAATCCTGCCGGAACTGGCGCTCGAAGTGCGTCCGGACGCCGTGCTGTGCACGGGCCGCACCGACTATCCGAACCAGGTGAACAACGTGCTGGTGTTCCCGTTCCTCTTCCGTGGTGCGCTGGATGCGGGCGCAACCACGGTCACGCGCGAAATGGAGATCGCGGCTGTCAATGCGATTGCCGAACTGGCGCGCCAGGAGCAGAGCGATATCGTCGCGACGGCGTATGGCATTCAGGATCTGTCGTTCGGTCCGGAATACCTGATTCCGAAGCCGTTCGACCCGCGTCTGATCGTCAAGGTCGCGCCGGCGGTGGCAAAGGCTGCGATGGACTCCGGCGTCGCCGAGCGTCCGATCGAAGACATGGACGCATACGAACAGCACCTGCAGCAGTTCGTGTATCACAGCGGCACGACCATGAAGCCGATCTTCCAGCTCGCGCGCGGCGTCGAGCCGGAGAAGAAGCGCATTGTGTTCGCGGAAGGTGAAGAAGAGCGCGTGCTGCGCGCGGTGCAAATCATCGTCGACGAAAAGCTGGCCAAGCCGATTCTGATCGGCCGCCCGGCGGTGATCGAGCAGCGTATTGCGCGCTTTGGCCTGCGTCTCGTCGCGGGTCAGGACTATACGTTCGTGAATACGGATCACGACGAGCGTTACCGTGATTTCTGGCAGGAATACTACAAGATGATGTCCCGCAAGGGCATCACGCAGCAGATGGCCAAGCTCGAAATGCGCCGCCGTACCACGCTGATCGGTTCGATGCTGGTGCAAAAGGGCGAAGCGGACGGCATGATCTGCGGCATGGTCAGCACGACGCACCGTCACCTGCACTTTATCGACCAGGTGATCGGCAAGCGTGAAGGCTGCGCGGTATATGCGGCGATGAACGCGCTGGTGCTGCCGAACCGCCAGATTTTCCTCGTGGACACGCACGTGAACGTTGACCCGACGCCGGAGCAGCTGGCCGAAATCACGATCATGGCAGCGGAGGAAGTGCGCCGTTTCGGTATCGAGCCGAAGGTCGCGCTGCTGTCGCATTCGAACTTCGGTTCGAGCCATGCGCCGACCGCGCAGAAAATGCGCGATACGCTGGCGATTCTGCGCGAGCGCGCGCCCGATCTTCAGGTGGACGGCGAAATGCACGGCGACGTCGCACTCGACGCGAATCTGCGCCGCGAAATCCTGCCGGACTCGACGCTCGAAGGCGACGCGAACCTGCTGGTGCTGCCGAACATCGACGCAGCCAACATCTCGTACAACCTGCTGAAGACGGCCGCGGGCAACAACATCGCAATCGGTCCGATGCTGCTGGGCGCAGCCAAGCCTGTACACGTGCTGACGGCTTCGGCGACGGTGCGTCGAATCGTCAATATGACGGCGCTTCTGGTGGCGGACGTTAGCGCTGCGCGCTAA
- the thiL gene encoding thiamine-phosphate kinase, translated as MLSEFSLIDRFFARRAAAHPSNAKAGTLGIGDDCALLAPRPGQMLAISTDMLVEGRHFFADVDPEALGHKTLAVNLSDLAAMGAQPQAFTLAFSLPKADEAWLTAFSNGLFTLADRYGCELIGGDTTGGPLNLCVTVFGSVPPREALRRDAAQPGDDIWISGTLGDARAGLGVLRGEWTANASDTATFRRALERPEPRIALGLALRGIAHAALDLSDGLAGDLKHILDRSNMQAIVDVDAVPRSDALRRLSHEIQRRCTLAGGDDYELCFTAPASARQKVEAAGREASVPVTRIGTISAPDTAADRPAIHWHDAAGTPLTLTLQGFDHFHAD; from the coding sequence ATGCTCTCCGAGTTCTCGCTTATCGACCGCTTCTTCGCGCGCCGTGCTGCCGCCCACCCTTCCAACGCGAAGGCGGGCACGCTCGGCATCGGCGACGACTGTGCGTTGCTTGCCCCCCGTCCCGGTCAAATGCTGGCCATTTCGACGGACATGCTGGTGGAAGGCCGCCATTTTTTCGCCGACGTCGATCCAGAGGCGCTCGGTCACAAAACCCTGGCCGTGAATCTGTCCGACCTTGCCGCGATGGGCGCACAACCTCAAGCGTTCACGCTGGCATTTTCGCTACCCAAAGCCGACGAAGCGTGGCTCACCGCTTTCAGCAACGGACTATTTACGCTGGCCGACCGCTATGGTTGCGAGCTGATCGGCGGGGACACGACCGGCGGTCCGCTGAATCTGTGCGTCACGGTATTTGGCAGCGTGCCGCCTCGCGAGGCGTTGCGCCGTGACGCCGCGCAGCCCGGCGACGACATCTGGATTTCCGGTACGCTCGGCGACGCACGCGCCGGTCTCGGCGTGCTGCGCGGCGAGTGGACGGCCAATGCCAGCGACACTGCGACCTTTCGCCGCGCCCTGGAACGCCCCGAGCCGCGCATTGCGCTGGGTCTTGCGTTGCGCGGCATCGCGCACGCCGCGCTCGATCTGTCCGACGGACTCGCCGGCGATCTGAAACACATCCTCGATCGTTCGAACATGCAAGCGATCGTCGACGTCGATGCCGTGCCCCGCTCGGACGCGCTGCGCCGGCTGTCGCACGAAATCCAGCGGCGCTGCACGCTTGCGGGCGGCGACGATTACGAACTCTGCTTTACCGCGCCCGCATCGGCTCGACAGAAGGTGGAAGCCGCCGGCCGCGAGGCGTCCGTGCCGGTCACCCGCATCGGTACAATAAGCGCTCCTGATACGGCCGCCGACCGCCCCGCGATCCACTGGCACGACGCGGCCGGCACGCCGCTCACTCTGACGTTGCAAGGCTTCGATCACTTTCATGCAGACTGA
- a CDS encoding aldose 1-epimerase, translating into MTVTNLVSPTPQSRRSRLAAAANPVLPGPSTSAVAVGETSGGDVACITLANTHLRLDVAPTLGGGITRFDWRDDGALTPIFRRCRHVSADTQPNQLACYPLLPYSNRIGGGQFSVAGRRIEVPRNRADEPLPIHGDGWQSAWQVSEADRENVRLTLDRHDGKPYAYRAAQTYALDGPTLIVTLEIENAGREPMPFGLGVHPFFVRDADTELSAAAGGLWLSGDDWLPVRHVPAPPAWQFGVAYPLPDTIVNHAFTGWSGQAAVVWPKRRLLLNIAADTDYYVLYTPPGQDFFCFEPVDHPINAMNLAGGACENGMTMLGRGERLTRTFRFTVERTGLRSMPGARGAKRRQ; encoded by the coding sequence ATGACTGTTACCAATCTCGTTTCTCCTACTCCTCAAAGCCGACGCTCGCGACTCGCGGCGGCGGCCAATCCCGTCCTTCCAGGGCCCAGCACGTCGGCGGTGGCAGTTGGCGAGACGAGCGGCGGCGACGTCGCGTGCATCACGCTGGCGAACACGCATTTGCGCCTGGACGTCGCGCCGACGCTCGGCGGCGGCATTACCCGTTTCGACTGGCGCGACGACGGCGCGCTCACGCCGATTTTCCGGCGCTGCCGCCATGTCAGCGCGGACACGCAACCGAACCAGCTCGCCTGCTATCCGCTGCTGCCGTATTCGAACCGGATCGGCGGTGGTCAATTCAGCGTGGCCGGACGGCGCATAGAGGTACCGCGCAATCGCGCCGATGAACCGTTGCCCATACACGGCGATGGCTGGCAGTCGGCGTGGCAGGTAAGCGAAGCGGACCGCGAAAACGTGCGGCTGACGCTCGATCGTCACGATGGCAAGCCGTACGCGTATCGGGCGGCGCAGACGTACGCGCTGGACGGCCCGACCTTGATCGTGACGCTGGAGATCGAGAACGCCGGACGCGAGCCGATGCCGTTCGGTCTCGGCGTGCATCCGTTTTTCGTGCGCGATGCGGACACCGAACTGTCCGCGGCGGCAGGTGGGCTGTGGTTGTCCGGTGACGACTGGCTGCCCGTGCGCCACGTGCCGGCACCGCCCGCCTGGCAATTTGGCGTCGCATATCCGCTGCCGGATACGATCGTCAACCATGCGTTCACCGGTTGGAGCGGGCAGGCGGCGGTGGTCTGGCCGAAGCGCCGCCTGTTGCTGAACATTGCCGCCGACACGGATTACTACGTGTTGTACACGCCTCCCGGCCAGGACTTTTTCTGCTTCGAACCGGTCGATCACCCGATCAACGCGATGAACCTCGCGGGCGGCGCGTGCGAAAACGGCATGACGATGCTCGGACGGGGTGAGCGGCTCACGCGAACATTCCGCTTCACCGTCGAGCGCACGGGTTTGCGATCGATGCCGGGGGCACGCGGCGCGAAGCGTCGGCAATGA
- a CDS encoding CinA family protein codes for MPTDAVVHQLAITVSNRLCDERLMLVTAESCTGGMVATALTDIAGSSGWFERGFVTYSNQAKSEMIGVPADLIEKHGAVSEQVARAMAEGALRNSRAQVSLSITGIAGPGGGTATKPVGMVSFGWSNRLHTSVETKIFEGDREQIRVQAAAHALRGVLALLDEREH; via the coding sequence ATGCCTACCGATGCCGTGGTTCATCAACTCGCAATCACCGTGAGCAACCGTCTGTGCGACGAACGTCTGATGCTCGTCACCGCCGAATCCTGTACGGGCGGGATGGTGGCAACCGCGCTCACGGACATTGCCGGCAGCAGCGGCTGGTTCGAGCGCGGCTTCGTCACTTATTCGAACCAGGCGAAGAGCGAGATGATCGGCGTGCCGGCCGATCTGATCGAGAAGCACGGCGCGGTGAGTGAGCAGGTGGCCCGCGCGATGGCCGAGGGCGCGCTGCGCAACAGCCGCGCACAGGTGTCGCTGTCCATCACGGGCATCGCGGGCCCGGGCGGCGGCACCGCGACGAAGCCGGTCGGCATGGTGTCGTTCGGCTGGAGCAACCGGCTGCACACATCGGTGGAAACGAAGATTTTCGAGGGCGACCGCGAACAGATTCGCGTACAGGCCGCCGCCCATGCGCTGCGCGGGGTGCTGGCATTGCTCGATGAGCGCGAGCACTGA
- a CDS encoding cupin domain-containing protein: MTQRPAAESFDSHATQAELIRRLNLKPHPEGGFFCETYRSAHRVKRDHDPLANETRSASTAIYYLLCDGAHSAWHRIQSDEVWHFYAGEPLNVHVLDEHGALVTHQLGNALVHADAVFQATVPAGLWFAAECADPATFALVGCTVAPGFEFSEFELADVEALKARHPQHAALIGRLGPAQRHA; encoded by the coding sequence ATGACCCAACGACCAGCCGCTGAGAGTTTTGATTCACACGCAACCCAGGCGGAGTTGATCCGCCGTCTGAATCTGAAGCCGCATCCCGAAGGCGGCTTTTTTTGCGAGACTTACCGTTCCGCTCACCGCGTCAAACGCGATCACGACCCGTTAGCGAACGAAACGCGGTCGGCGTCTACCGCGATCTATTACCTGTTATGTGACGGCGCGCATTCGGCGTGGCATCGGATCCAATCCGACGAAGTCTGGCATTTCTATGCCGGCGAACCATTGAACGTGCACGTGCTCGACGAACACGGCGCGCTCGTCACACATCAGCTGGGCAACGCGCTGGTTCACGCCGATGCCGTGTTTCAGGCCACGGTGCCCGCGGGCCTCTGGTTCGCGGCGGAGTGCGCGGACCCGGCGACATTCGCGCTGGTCGGCTGCACGGTCGCGCCGGGTTTTGAATTCAGCGAGTTCGAACTGGCGGACGTCGAGGCGTTGAAAGCGCGGCATCCGCAGCATGCCGCGCTGATCGGCCGCCTCGGGCCGGCGCAACGCCACGCATGA
- a CDS encoding SMP-30/gluconolactonase/LRE family protein, with translation MRTHRAALLLDTKSTLGEGATWCAKTGRFYWTDIEGARLWRYDPADGRSTFWRMPERLATFALCADPHYLLLGLASRLAFFDLATGETRHIVDVEPGLNTRTNDGRCDRQGRFVFGTKDEASPVRPVGAFYRLNHDLSLERLPLPASAISNSIAFSPDGATLYYCDSPTREIRACDYAANGSIARDRVFTRLTDDSGEPDGSTVDRDGGLWNAQWGGRRVVRYGPDGVETQRVDVPTAQPSCVAFGGPQLGTLYITSARIGLDSAMLAEDSRAGGVFIATPGSRGLPEPVFQGAPA, from the coding sequence GTGCGCACGCACCGCGCGGCACTGTTGCTGGACACGAAATCCACGCTTGGCGAAGGCGCGACGTGGTGCGCAAAGACCGGCCGTTTCTACTGGACCGACATCGAAGGCGCACGCCTGTGGCGTTACGATCCGGCCGACGGCCGCAGCACGTTCTGGCGCATGCCCGAGCGGCTCGCCACGTTTGCGTTGTGCGCCGACCCGCATTACCTGCTGCTGGGGCTCGCGTCGCGCCTTGCATTCTTCGATCTGGCGACCGGCGAGACGCGGCATATCGTCGACGTCGAGCCCGGCTTGAACACGCGGACAAACGACGGCCGCTGCGACCGTCAGGGCCGCTTCGTGTTCGGCACGAAGGACGAAGCGTCGCCGGTGCGGCCGGTTGGCGCCTTCTACCGGCTCAATCACGATCTGTCGCTCGAACGGTTGCCGCTGCCGGCGTCGGCGATCTCGAACAGCATTGCGTTCAGTCCCGACGGCGCAACTCTGTACTACTGCGATTCGCCGACGCGCGAAATCCGCGCATGCGACTACGCCGCCAACGGCAGCATCGCCCGCGACCGCGTGTTCACACGGCTCACGGACGACAGCGGCGAACCGGACGGCTCGACCGTCGACCGCGACGGCGGCTTGTGGAACGCGCAATGGGGCGGCCGGCGCGTCGTGCGTTACGGCCCGGATGGGGTGGAAACGCAACGCGTGGACGTGCCTACCGCGCAGCCAAGCTGCGTCGCATTCGGTGGGCCGCAACTGGGCACGCTTTACATCACGAGCGCACGTATTGGCCTCGATTCCGCGATGCTTGCGGAAGATTCGCGGGCGGGCGGTGTCTTTATCGCCACACCGGGCAGCAGAGGTTTACCAGAACCCGTGTTCCAGGGCGCGCCCGCATAG
- a CDS encoding ribonuclease, with protein sequence MSRTWLRSKGVLISALALFAVSGSVPGAFARDYAVPAESETQVQGVVALAQLPREAVNTLNLIAMGGPYLYEKDGIVFGNRERLLPAHRRGYYHEYTVPTPRSHDRGARRIVCGGPLKRTDNCYYSDDHYTSFNRIVE encoded by the coding sequence ATGTCACGCACGTGGCTGCGCTCGAAAGGCGTGCTAATCAGTGCTTTAGCGCTGTTCGCTGTCTCCGGGTCCGTGCCTGGCGCGTTTGCCCGCGACTACGCGGTCCCCGCCGAAAGCGAAACGCAGGTGCAGGGCGTCGTCGCGCTGGCTCAGCTGCCGCGCGAGGCGGTCAATACATTGAACTTGATCGCCATGGGTGGGCCTTACCTGTATGAGAAGGACGGCATCGTATTCGGCAACCGCGAACGGTTGCTGCCCGCCCATCGGCGCGGCTATTACCACGAATACACCGTCCCCACGCCTCGCTCACATGATCGCGGGGCACGTCGCATCGTCTGCGGAGGTCCGCTGAAGCGCACCGACAATTGTTATTACTCGGACGACCACTACACCAGTTTTAATCGTATTGTTGAATGA
- a CDS encoding phosphatidylglycerophosphatase A → MQTDPPLGPADDFVGSAPPDAPDPHAPRPQKRRATARFMLSHPLHILSLGFGSGLSPVAPGTIGTLFAWASFAVLSRYLTVIDWGLLIVLGFIGGIAICGFTAKKLGIDDPSPVVWDEIIAFWLVLLMVTPVTLTGQLWAFVVFRFFDMVKPPPIGYFDRRLKGGFGIMFDDLVAAFFTLLVIALWRMSV, encoded by the coding sequence ATGCAGACTGATCCCCCGCTCGGCCCCGCCGACGACTTCGTCGGCAGCGCGCCGCCCGACGCGCCCGATCCGCACGCGCCGCGTCCGCAAAAGCGCCGCGCCACCGCGCGCTTCATGCTGTCGCATCCGTTGCATATTCTGTCGCTCGGTTTCGGTAGCGGATTGTCGCCGGTGGCGCCGGGCACGATCGGCACGCTGTTCGCATGGGCCTCGTTCGCCGTGCTGAGCCGCTATCTGACGGTGATCGACTGGGGCTTGCTGATCGTGCTCGGCTTTATCGGCGGGATTGCGATTTGTGGCTTCACCGCAAAAAAGCTCGGTATCGACGACCCGTCGCCGGTCGTGTGGGACGAGATCATCGCATTCTGGCTCGTGCTGCTGATGGTTACGCCGGTGACGCTGACCGGCCAGCTCTGGGCGTTCGTCGTCTTCCGCTTTTTCGACATGGTCAAGCCGCCGCCTATCGGCTATTTCGATCGCCGCCTGAAAGGTGGCTTTGGCATCATGTTCGACGACCTCGTCGCCGCGTTTTTCACGCTGCTCGTGATTGCCCTGTGGCGCATGTCGGTCTGA
- a CDS encoding SDR family oxidoreductase produces the protein MSSPANASARLADHAFARYPSLVDRTVLITGGATGIGASFVEHFAAQGSRVAFFDIDTSAGEALADELGDSKHRPLFLRCDLTDIDALQKAIADVKAALGPIQVLVNNAANDKRHQIGEVTRESFDAGIAVNLRHQFFAAQAVTEDMKAARSGSIINLGSISWMLKNGGYPVYVMSKSAVQGLTRGLARDLGPFNIRVNSLVPGWVMTDKQKRLWLDDAGRRAIKEGQCIDAELEPADLARMALFLAADDSRMITAQDVIVDGGWA, from the coding sequence ATGTCGTCACCGGCCAATGCAAGCGCCCGTCTCGCGGATCACGCGTTCGCGCGCTATCCGAGCCTCGTCGACCGCACGGTGTTGATTACGGGCGGCGCGACCGGCATCGGTGCATCGTTCGTCGAGCATTTTGCGGCGCAGGGTTCGCGCGTCGCCTTCTTCGATATCGACACGTCCGCCGGCGAAGCGCTCGCGGACGAACTCGGCGATTCGAAGCACAGGCCGCTGTTCCTGCGGTGCGATCTGACCGATATCGACGCGCTGCAAAAAGCCATCGCCGACGTCAAGGCCGCGCTCGGCCCGATCCAGGTGCTGGTCAACAATGCGGCGAACGACAAACGGCACCAGATCGGCGAAGTGACGCGCGAGTCATTCGACGCCGGCATCGCGGTGAATCTGCGCCATCAGTTTTTTGCGGCCCAGGCGGTGACGGAAGACATGAAGGCCGCCAGAAGCGGCTCGATCATCAACCTCGGCTCGATCAGCTGGATGTTGAAGAACGGCGGTTATCCGGTGTACGTGATGTCGAAATCGGCGGTCCAGGGTCTGACGCGCGGTCTCGCACGCGACCTCGGCCCGTTCAATATCCGCGTGAATTCGCTGGTGCCGGGCTGGGTGATGACGGACAAACAGAAGCGCCTGTGGCTTGACGACGCGGGTCGTCGCGCGATCAAGGAAGGGCAGTGCATCGACGCCGAGCTTGAACCCGCCGACCTTGCGCGCATGGCGCTTTTCCTCGCCGCCGACGACAGCAGAATGATTACCGCGCAGGACGTGATCGTCGATGGAGGTTGGGCGTGA
- the pyrF gene encoding orotidine-5'-phosphate decarboxylase, which yields MSNFIQTLNDAWERTQSLLCVGLDPEPSKFPGALAGRPDAIFEFCRTIVDATAPYASSFKPQIAYFAAHRAEDQLEQLIAHIHANHPGLPVILDAKRGDIGSTAEQYAREAFERYQADAVTVNPYMGFDSIQPYLEHEGKGVIVLCRTSNAGGSDLQFLETGGRPLYQVVAQLAADKWNASGQLGLVVGATFPKEIEVVRGIVGDMPLLIPGIGAQGGDVQATVEAGRTANGAGMLINSSRAIIYAGKGDDFADAAAQAAMATRDRINAFR from the coding sequence ATGTCCAACTTCATCCAGACACTCAACGACGCCTGGGAGCGTACGCAATCGCTGCTGTGCGTCGGCCTCGATCCCGAGCCCAGCAAGTTTCCGGGCGCACTCGCCGGCCGCCCCGACGCGATCTTCGAATTCTGCCGCACGATTGTCGATGCGACCGCGCCGTACGCGTCCTCATTCAAGCCGCAGATCGCCTATTTCGCCGCGCATCGCGCCGAAGACCAGCTCGAGCAGCTGATCGCGCACATTCATGCGAACCATCCGGGCCTGCCGGTGATTCTCGATGCAAAGCGCGGCGATATCGGCAGCACGGCCGAGCAGTACGCGCGTGAGGCGTTCGAGCGTTATCAGGCCGATGCGGTGACGGTGAATCCGTATATGGGTTTCGACTCGATCCAGCCGTATCTCGAGCATGAAGGCAAAGGCGTGATCGTGTTGTGCCGCACGTCGAACGCGGGCGGCTCCGACCTGCAATTCCTGGAAACCGGTGGCCGTCCGTTGTATCAGGTCGTCGCGCAACTGGCGGCGGACAAGTGGAACGCGAGCGGTCAACTCGGTCTGGTGGTCGGCGCGACGTTCCCGAAGGAAATCGAAGTGGTGCGCGGGATTGTCGGCGACATGCCGCTGCTGATTCCGGGCATCGGCGCGCAAGGCGGCGACGTGCAGGCGACAGTCGAGGCCGGTCGCACCGCGAATGGCGCCGGTATGCTGATCAACTCGTCGCGCGCGATTATCTATGCGGGAAAGGGCGACGATTTCGCCGACGCAGCCGCGCAAGCCGCAATGGCAACGCGCGACAGGATCAACGCGTTCCGGTGA
- a CDS encoding barstar family protein → MSDNVYAHDSGVARDLFAAGDGNLFQRVMKMRAGDQGRENQSQTGTVVSSNEEPMSLFKTVRPNIVQSIRAFRVQDLADEAQQLGQHFLYAYCANAQSKQEVLETIATSFLFPKHFGKNYDALYDSLTDLVHKAGAQPGFVIVLEQLPVAQKFDKEGRETLLDVFREAAEFWAERKVAFRVFYSFA, encoded by the coding sequence ATGAGCGACAACGTCTACGCGCACGATTCCGGAGTCGCGAGGGATCTTTTCGCGGCCGGCGACGGCAATTTGTTCCAGCGCGTCATGAAGATGCGCGCCGGCGATCAGGGCCGCGAGAACCAGAGCCAGACAGGCACTGTGGTTTCATCGAACGAGGAGCCCATGAGTCTTTTCAAGACCGTACGACCGAACATCGTACAGTCGATCCGCGCGTTCCGCGTGCAGGACCTGGCGGACGAGGCCCAGCAACTCGGCCAGCATTTTCTGTATGCCTATTGCGCCAATGCGCAGTCCAAACAGGAAGTGCTGGAGACCATCGCCACGTCGTTCCTGTTCCCCAAGCATTTTGGCAAGAACTACGACGCGCTCTACGACAGCCTCACCGATCTCGTCCACAAAGCGGGCGCGCAGCCGGGCTTCGTGATCGTGCTGGAACAACTGCCGGTCGCGCAGAAGTTCGACAAGGAAGGGCGCGAAACGCTGCTGGACGTGTTCCGGGAAGCCGCCGAATTCTGGGCCGAGCGCAAGGTCGCGTTCAGAGTGTTTTATTCGTTTGCCTGA